A genomic window from Elaeis guineensis isolate ETL-2024a chromosome 3, EG11, whole genome shotgun sequence includes:
- the LOC105040666 gene encoding GDSL esterase/lipase At1g28600 isoform X2 → MTFFGRPTGRFSNGRLIIDFLAGAFGFPFLPPFLARGKDFHQGANFAVSGATAIDIEFFQGRGLGDIARVNQSLSVQLRWFEELKPSLCNSTRSCKDYFSKSLFMIGEIGVNDYSTPLRARRSLKEVRSYVPKVIEAVSTVTERLIENGAVDLVVAGDPPLGCFGVFLTLYMSSKKEDYDPSTGCLNKLNDLTRYHNRMLRRLLEQFRTKYARLRFTYADYYDPVIRLARNPTRYGFSNGALKVCCGGGGSYNFNATLFCSQPGFNVCKDPSTYVGWDGIHLTEAAYRFIAMGLLNGPFADPPLMRSGVAVDTSLANQNFLKQKTLYHLASTIFCIFLLACGSVSS, encoded by the exons ATGACCTTCTTTGGTCGCCCGACGGGTCGTTTTTCTAATGGACGGTTGATCATAGACTTCCTAG CTGGCGCTTTTGGGTTCCCTTTCCTTCCACCATTCTTAGCTCGCGGCAAAGACTTCCATCAAGGAGCCAATTTTGCGGTCTCGGGTGCCACAGCAATCGACATTGAATTCTTCCAAGGGAGAGGCCTTGGCGATATCGCTAGGGTCAATCAGTCATTGAGCGTCCAGCTTCGGTGGTTCGAGGAGTTGAAGCCTTCTCTCTGCAACTCAACTAGAA GCTGCAAGGACTACTTCAGTAAATCTCTCTTCATGATCGGAGAGATTGGAGTGAATGATTACAGCACTCCCTTGAGAGCAAGGAGGAGCTTGAAGGAAGTGAGATCATACGTGCCCAAAGTCATCGAAGCAGTGTCGACGGTGACCGAG AGATTGATTGAAAATGGGGCGGTGGACCTGGTGGTGGCGGGGGATCCACCCCTCGGATGCTTTGGGGTGTTCCTCACGCTTTACATGAGTTCTAAGAAAGAGGACTATGACCCCAGTACTGGATGCCTGAACAAGTTGAACGATTTGACGAGATACCATAATAGGATGCTGCGTCGGTTATTGGAACAGTTCCGGACCAAATACGCACGGTTAAGGTTCACTTATGCGGATTACTATGATCCAGTAATTCGACTGGCTCGCAATCCGACACGCTATG GATTCAGCAATGGAGCTTTAAAAGTCTGCTGCGGAGGTGGCGGCTCATATAATTTTAATGCAACCCTTTTTTGCAGTCAACCAGGTTTTAACGTGTGTAAAGATCCCTCGACTTACGTAGGTTGGGATGGCATCCATTTAACGGAAGCTGCCTACCGTTTCATTGCCATGGGTTTGCTGAATGGTCCTTTTGCTGACCCACCCCTTATGAGAAGCGGTGTGGCCGTGGATACGAGTTtagccaatcaaaatttcttaaaaCAGAAAACTTTATACCATTTGGCATCCACTATATTCTGTAtatttctcttggcatgtggctCGGTTTCTTCATAG
- the LOC105040666 gene encoding GDSL esterase/lipase At5g45910 isoform X3 — MKLSIFIFLHFLLIFFHVTFSVSQQYSSIFNFGDSLSDTGNLPLILNASTLPIGSLPYGMTFFGRPTGRFSNGRLIIDFLAGAFGFPFLPPFLARGKDFHQGANFAVSGATAIDIEFFQGRGLGDIARVNQSLSVQLRWFEELKPSLCNSTRSCKDYFSKSLFMIGEIGVNDYSTPLRARRSLKEVRSYVPKVIEAVSTVTERLIENGAVDLVVAGDPPLGCFGVFLTLYMSSKKEDYDPSTGCLNKLNDLTRYHNRMLRRLLEQFRTKYARLRFTYADYYDPVIRLARNPTRYGASIGIQIKTRSSSSLGWISRIQQWSFKSLLRRWRLI; from the exons ATGAAGCTCTCCATTTTTATCTTCCTCCACTTCTTGCTAATATTCTTCCATGTTACCTTCTCGGTCTCCCAGCAGTATTCCTCAATATTTAACTTTGGGGACTCCCTATCCGACACTGGGAACTTGCCGCTCATCCTAAATGCTTCAACTCTGCCAATCGGCAGCCTTCCTTATGGCATGACCTTCTTTGGTCGCCCGACGGGTCGTTTTTCTAATGGACGGTTGATCATAGACTTCCTAG CTGGCGCTTTTGGGTTCCCTTTCCTTCCACCATTCTTAGCTCGCGGCAAAGACTTCCATCAAGGAGCCAATTTTGCGGTCTCGGGTGCCACAGCAATCGACATTGAATTCTTCCAAGGGAGAGGCCTTGGCGATATCGCTAGGGTCAATCAGTCATTGAGCGTCCAGCTTCGGTGGTTCGAGGAGTTGAAGCCTTCTCTCTGCAACTCAACTAGAA GCTGCAAGGACTACTTCAGTAAATCTCTCTTCATGATCGGAGAGATTGGAGTGAATGATTACAGCACTCCCTTGAGAGCAAGGAGGAGCTTGAAGGAAGTGAGATCATACGTGCCCAAAGTCATCGAAGCAGTGTCGACGGTGACCGAG AGATTGATTGAAAATGGGGCGGTGGACCTGGTGGTGGCGGGGGATCCACCCCTCGGATGCTTTGGGGTGTTCCTCACGCTTTACATGAGTTCTAAGAAAGAGGACTATGACCCCAGTACTGGATGCCTGAACAAGTTGAACGATTTGACGAGATACCATAATAGGATGCTGCGTCGGTTATTGGAACAGTTCCGGACCAAATACGCACGGTTAAGGTTCACTTATGCGGATTACTATGATCCAGTAATTCGACTGGCTCGCAATCCGACACGCTATGGTGCGTCCATCGGTATACAGATAAAAACAAGATCCTCATCATCACTCGGATGGATTTCTAG GATTCAGCAATGGAGCTTTAAAAGTCTGCTGCGGAGGTGGCGGCTCATATAA
- the LOC105040666 gene encoding GDSL esterase/lipase At5g45910 isoform X1, whose product MKLSIFIFLHFLLIFFHVTFSVSQQYSSIFNFGDSLSDTGNLPLILNASTLPIGSLPYGMTFFGRPTGRFSNGRLIIDFLAGAFGFPFLPPFLARGKDFHQGANFAVSGATAIDIEFFQGRGLGDIARVNQSLSVQLRWFEELKPSLCNSTRSCKDYFSKSLFMIGEIGVNDYSTPLRARRSLKEVRSYVPKVIEAVSTVTERLIENGAVDLVVAGDPPLGCFGVFLTLYMSSKKEDYDPSTGCLNKLNDLTRYHNRMLRRLLEQFRTKYARLRFTYADYYDPVIRLARNPTRYGFSNGALKVCCGGGGSYNFNATLFCSQPGFNVCKDPSTYVGWDGIHLTEAAYRFIAMGLLNGPFADPPLMRSGVAVDTSLANQNFLKQKTLYHLASTIFCIFLLACGSVSS is encoded by the exons ATGAAGCTCTCCATTTTTATCTTCCTCCACTTCTTGCTAATATTCTTCCATGTTACCTTCTCGGTCTCCCAGCAGTATTCCTCAATATTTAACTTTGGGGACTCCCTATCCGACACTGGGAACTTGCCGCTCATCCTAAATGCTTCAACTCTGCCAATCGGCAGCCTTCCTTATGGCATGACCTTCTTTGGTCGCCCGACGGGTCGTTTTTCTAATGGACGGTTGATCATAGACTTCCTAG CTGGCGCTTTTGGGTTCCCTTTCCTTCCACCATTCTTAGCTCGCGGCAAAGACTTCCATCAAGGAGCCAATTTTGCGGTCTCGGGTGCCACAGCAATCGACATTGAATTCTTCCAAGGGAGAGGCCTTGGCGATATCGCTAGGGTCAATCAGTCATTGAGCGTCCAGCTTCGGTGGTTCGAGGAGTTGAAGCCTTCTCTCTGCAACTCAACTAGAA GCTGCAAGGACTACTTCAGTAAATCTCTCTTCATGATCGGAGAGATTGGAGTGAATGATTACAGCACTCCCTTGAGAGCAAGGAGGAGCTTGAAGGAAGTGAGATCATACGTGCCCAAAGTCATCGAAGCAGTGTCGACGGTGACCGAG AGATTGATTGAAAATGGGGCGGTGGACCTGGTGGTGGCGGGGGATCCACCCCTCGGATGCTTTGGGGTGTTCCTCACGCTTTACATGAGTTCTAAGAAAGAGGACTATGACCCCAGTACTGGATGCCTGAACAAGTTGAACGATTTGACGAGATACCATAATAGGATGCTGCGTCGGTTATTGGAACAGTTCCGGACCAAATACGCACGGTTAAGGTTCACTTATGCGGATTACTATGATCCAGTAATTCGACTGGCTCGCAATCCGACACGCTATG GATTCAGCAATGGAGCTTTAAAAGTCTGCTGCGGAGGTGGCGGCTCATATAATTTTAATGCAACCCTTTTTTGCAGTCAACCAGGTTTTAACGTGTGTAAAGATCCCTCGACTTACGTAGGTTGGGATGGCATCCATTTAACGGAAGCTGCCTACCGTTTCATTGCCATGGGTTTGCTGAATGGTCCTTTTGCTGACCCACCCCTTATGAGAAGCGGTGTGGCCGTGGATACGAGTTtagccaatcaaaatttcttaaaaCAGAAAACTTTATACCATTTGGCATCCACTATATTCTGTAtatttctcttggcatgtggctCGGTTTCTTCATAG